From Triticum aestivum cultivar Chinese Spring chromosome 4A, IWGSC CS RefSeq v2.1, whole genome shotgun sequence, a single genomic window includes:
- the LOC123083830 gene encoding uncharacterized protein encodes MEESPENAAAAPAPPAAPTPAPKPSLPTRFGIPPLYNLDAKWDACLDLAIRRGTHVTYSFLTDAFGGLIPFRSPTTRWASVALGAGVGIGDALTECSYIFNGSPPKWMAPECSYILNGSPPKWGKHLKFQTE; translated from the exons atggAAGAGTCGCCCGAGAACGCCGCCGCAGCGCCCGCGccacccgccgccccgaccccggcaCCGAAGCCGTCCCTGCCCACTAGGTTCGGGATACCGCCGCTGTACAACCTCGACGCCAAGTGGGACGCCTGCCTCGACCTTGCCATCCGCCGCGGGACGCATGTCACCTACTCCTTCCTCACTGATGCCTTCGGGGGCCTCATCCCCTTCC GTAGCCCAACAACACGCTGGGCATCAGTTGCACTTGGAGCTGGTGTGGGGATAGGGGACGCATTGACTGAATGCTCATACATATTCAATGGTTCTCCTCCAAAGTGGATGGCCCCTGAATGCTCATACATATTGAATGGTTCTCCTCCAAAGTGGGGAAAG CACCTCAAGTTTCAGACTGAATAA